The following are from one region of the Bacillus methanolicus MGA3 genome:
- a CDS encoding ATP-binding protein: MHKQGAELLFQVISMCYERKSMIVTTNLQFGQ, encoded by the coding sequence TTGCATAAACAGGGGGCAGAGCTTCTTTTTCAAGTGATCTCGATGTGTTATGAAAGAAAGAGCATGATTGTGACGACGAATTTACAGTTTGGGCAGTAG
- a CDS encoding glycosyltransferase family 2 protein: protein MPTVSVILTSYNKPSTITKAIESVINQTFQDWELFIMDDNSNNETTQIIKRYLGDPRIQYFNSNIKDNERFKTARYATLINEAIPKTQGKYITYLTDDNIFLPERFEIMVNYLNQHPNIDIVYSEQHVKYFDDNFNLFDEGVRQAPGILNQPVCIVDHCSVMHTRRIADLVFHKYGSYWDDHPINWGAGDAAFWVRLTQFQPFYPIKKILDIALKYRDSYQNLSSNLPYVIPNGTLVRGFKPDIYLIDQQRRRKITENMLNPLKYSEEEVVRIPDPYLFRYEEGIPINHMVLIEPDKFPNQRLVKSPTNPIVYYIQNNKKHPIQSVEAFNNFKFRWDKIVEVNDEFLSKLPNGSMICPLANEIITLPDGILYQHQNDYYICYNNHLHFIQENTLNKLKLPKENAVEMNNDLFSQFKKGTPI, encoded by the coding sequence ATGCCAACAGTTTCAGTGATTTTAACTAGTTATAATAAACCAAGTACAATTACTAAAGCCATAGAAAGTGTTATTAATCAAACGTTTCAGGATTGGGAACTTTTTATAATGGATGATAATTCAAACAATGAAACCACTCAAATTATTAAACGGTATTTAGGTGACCCGAGAATTCAATATTTTAATAGTAATATCAAGGATAATGAACGTTTCAAAACAGCAAGATATGCTACGTTAATAAATGAAGCAATCCCAAAAACACAAGGCAAATATATTACTTATTTAACAGATGACAACATCTTTTTGCCTGAGCGATTTGAAATAATGGTTAATTATCTAAATCAACATCCAAATATTGATATTGTATATTCAGAACAACACGTTAAGTATTTTGATGATAACTTTAATCTCTTCGATGAAGGGGTGCGCCAAGCTCCCGGGATCTTAAACCAACCAGTTTGTATTGTAGATCATTGTTCTGTGATGCATACGAGAAGAATAGCAGATTTAGTGTTTCATAAATATGGAAGTTACTGGGATGATCATCCTATCAATTGGGGTGCTGGTGATGCAGCTTTTTGGGTACGTTTAACTCAATTTCAACCTTTTTATCCAATTAAAAAAATTTTAGATATTGCTCTAAAATATCGGGATTCTTATCAAAACTTATCTTCAAACTTACCCTATGTTATTCCTAATGGAACTTTAGTAAGAGGTTTTAAACCAGATATTTATTTAATTGATCAACAAAGACGGCGAAAGATTACAGAAAATATGCTTAATCCATTAAAATATTCTGAAGAAGAAGTTGTTAGAATACCTGATCCTTATCTATTTAGATACGAAGAAGGGATTCCAATAAATCATATGGTTTTGATTGAACCAGATAAATTTCCAAACCAAAGACTGGTAAAGTCCCCAACTAATCCCATAGTTTATTATATTCAAAATAATAAAAAACACCCTATACAAAGCGTGGAAGCATTTAACAATTTTAAATTTCGATGGGATAAAATTGTAGAAGTAAATGACGAATTTTTATCTAAACTTCCTAACGGTTCAATGATATGTCCATTAGCTAATGAGATAATCACTTTACCAGATGGAATTTTATATCAACATCAAAATGACTACTATATTTGTTATAATAACCATCTTCATTTTATCCAAGAAAACACTTTAAATAAATTAAAGTTACCTAAGGAAAATGCAGTAGAAATGAATAACGATCTTTTTTCTCAATTTAAAAAAGGGACACCTATATAA
- a CDS encoding class I SAM-dependent methyltransferase has product MHKFWKGIIKPIFIEENVKSIVEIGSEFGDNTFNILEYCSENEGHLTAIDPAPAFDYQKLEEEHGCFTLIKDISLNVLSKIKKYDAVLIDGDHNWYTVFNELKIVEKSALNNNKFPIVLLHDTEWPYARRDMYYFPETIPTEFRKPYANKGMLPGHSELIAPESELVEKSMNRTLNNALFEGGEKNGVLTAIEDFINESSFPLTLYKLPHHYGLGILFHNNKKLQLFIEDLLNKYDGN; this is encoded by the coding sequence ATGCATAAATTTTGGAAAGGAATTATAAAACCCATTTTTATAGAAGAAAATGTAAAGTCCATTGTTGAAATAGGAAGTGAATTTGGAGATAATACTTTTAATATATTAGAATACTGTTCTGAAAATGAAGGCCATTTAACGGCTATAGACCCCGCACCTGCTTTCGATTATCAAAAATTAGAAGAAGAACATGGCTGTTTTACTTTGATAAAAGATATTAGTCTCAATGTTTTATCGAAAATTAAAAAATATGATGCCGTCTTAATTGATGGTGATCATAACTGGTATACAGTATTTAATGAACTTAAAATAGTTGAAAAAAGTGCTTTAAATAATAATAAGTTCCCTATCGTTTTACTACATGATACTGAATGGCCTTACGCAAGGAGAGATATGTATTATTTTCCCGAAACAATTCCAACTGAATTTCGAAAGCCTTATGCAAATAAAGGAATGTTACCTGGTCACTCAGAGTTAATAGCTCCGGAATCCGAATTAGTAGAGAAATCAATGAACCGCACCTTAAATAATGCCCTATTCGAAGGTGGAGAAAAAAATGGAGTTTTAACAGCAATAGAGGATTTTATCAATGAGTCATCATTTCCACTTACCTTGTATAAACTTCCCCATCATTATGGATTAGGAATTTTATTTCACAATAATAAAAAATTACAATTGTTTATTGAAGATCTTTTGAATAAATACGATGGAAACTAG
- a CDS encoding glycosyltransferase: MFLSCFIQTINFNSQNVNAFSVKLRTFEISACGAFQLTDVREGLRSFYTPGVDIATFDSPNDLFEKIDYYLTHEVERSAIALYQSDILFVGSAFWKQHVIITEQKLLSIWHRLHDDSSKS, translated from the coding sequence GTGTTCCTCTCGTGTTTTATTCAGACCATTAACTTTAACAGCCAAAACGTAAATGCGTTTTCAGTTAAACTCCGAACATTTGAAATTTCGGCTTGCGGGGCCTTCCAACTGACAGATGTTCGAGAAGGTTTAAGAAGTTTTTATACCCCAGGTGTTGATATCGCTACATTCGATTCTCCCAATGATTTATTTGAAAAGATTGATTACTATCTAACTCATGAAGTTGAAAGGAGTGCTATTGCATTATATCAATCTGATATTTTATTTGTCGGTTCCGCGTTCTGGAAACAGCATGTTATTATAACGGAGCAAAAATTGTTATCAATATGGCATCGTTTACATGATGACTCATCCAAATCCTGA
- a CDS encoding CmcI family methyltransferase, translated as MDFKDLFHKYYYDTHVWSEGNTSWLGVPTLKCPLDLWIYQEIIYETRPDWIIECGTNLGGTSLFLSSLCDLIDHGKVITIDIADNKIPKTHPRIRYLIGSSTSEEIIEELKKTIPKEDSVMVILDSDHSKNHVLKELEMYHSIVTKGNYLIVEDTNINGHPVLPEFGDGPMEALEEFLSTNDEFIIDQSREKFFLTFNPKGYLKKIK; from the coding sequence ATGGATTTTAAAGATTTATTTCATAAATATTACTACGATACCCATGTTTGGTCAGAAGGAAACACTTCTTGGCTGGGTGTTCCAACCCTCAAATGTCCGCTAGATCTATGGATCTATCAAGAAATCATATATGAAACAAGGCCAGATTGGATTATTGAATGTGGAACAAATCTTGGTGGAACTAGTTTATTCTTATCATCGCTTTGTGACCTAATAGATCATGGAAAGGTTATTACAATAGATATAGCAGACAATAAAATACCAAAAACTCATCCAAGGATCCGATATTTAATTGGTTCTTCAACTTCGGAAGAAATTATTGAGGAATTGAAAAAAACAATACCAAAGGAAGACTCCGTAATGGTCATTTTAGACTCGGATCATTCTAAAAATCATGTACTAAAAGAATTAGAAATGTATCATTCAATTGTGACGAAAGGAAATTATTTAATTGTAGAGGATACAAATATTAATGGACACCCTGTGTTACCTGAATTTGGCGATGGTCCTATGGAAGCTCTTGAAGAGTTCTTATCAACGAACGACGAATTCATCATTGATCAAAGTCGGGAAAAATTTTTCTTAACTTTTAATCCAAAAGGATATTTAAAAAAAATTAAGTAA
- a CDS encoding glycosyltransferase, whose product MNIAFDMSFTQSISNKRGIGQYTRNLIETIKKLDDKNNYFYYYPKKNNEKTYRNSDLKMFLSKNSIDIFHITSPFEFKSDYATLLSRGIKVVVTLFDLIPLLYPNIYLIDKKTKDEYFETLHFIKSCDLIFAISETTKNDAINILGIDPQKIIVIMGGIDEKFTVKQNLDIDLLKRKYNIVQPYILFSGGIEYRKNLARFLEAFSRLPNLVNQFQIVFFNDLNTNEILQINNLASGLGVQKNIVLTGFVPIEELVEIYNGAELFVFPSLYEGLGLPVLEAMACGVPVLTSNTSSLKEISGGSAYNVNPEDVEEIAIGLKIMLDDKHLTEKLKVRGLNHVKQFNWEIAGKKVLNAYHQLSENIDNNRLTPIDLSMKNEKKIGKTLLDLMKLNNEQFLHQLYKEILNREPDQYGFEQHLRNLSRGVKKITIISTFLLSEEAILIYTSPKVNDFHHHTILNKLAKILNLNNENFIFKVYEELLNREPSAFDLELNLHKLNNGTSKIHLFVYFLNRVPSQ is encoded by the coding sequence ATGAATATTGCTTTTGATATGAGTTTTACTCAGTCTATTTCTAATAAAAGAGGAATAGGACAATATACAAGAAATTTAATTGAAACCATAAAAAAACTAGATGATAAAAACAATTATTTCTATTATTATCCTAAAAAAAATAATGAGAAAACCTATCGAAACAGCGACTTAAAAATGTTTCTAAGTAAAAATTCAATTGACATTTTTCATATTACGAGCCCTTTTGAATTTAAATCAGATTATGCAACCCTATTGTCTAGAGGAATTAAAGTGGTTGTTACCCTCTTTGATTTAATTCCACTTCTATACCCAAATATTTATCTTATTGATAAAAAAACGAAAGACGAATATTTCGAAACTTTACATTTTATAAAATCTTGTGACTTAATTTTCGCAATCTCTGAAACTACAAAGAATGATGCTATTAACATTTTAGGTATTGATCCTCAAAAAATAATAGTGATCATGGGAGGGATTGATGAAAAGTTTACAGTAAAACAAAATCTTGACATTGATTTACTAAAAAGAAAATATAATATCGTTCAACCCTATATTTTGTTCTCCGGTGGAATTGAATACAGAAAAAATCTTGCTCGATTTCTTGAGGCTTTTTCTAGATTACCCAATTTAGTAAATCAATTCCAAATTGTTTTTTTTAATGACCTTAATACGAATGAGATTTTACAAATTAATAATCTTGCGAGCGGTTTAGGAGTTCAGAAAAATATTGTCTTAACAGGCTTCGTCCCAATAGAAGAATTAGTTGAAATTTATAATGGTGCTGAACTTTTTGTATTTCCTTCACTTTATGAAGGACTAGGACTACCTGTCTTAGAAGCTATGGCATGCGGAGTTCCCGTGTTAACCTCTAATACTTCTTCTTTAAAGGAAATTTCTGGAGGTTCTGCATACAATGTAAACCCTGAAGATGTAGAAGAAATAGCAATTGGATTAAAAATAATGTTGGACGATAAACACTTAACAGAAAAATTAAAAGTTAGGGGTTTAAACCATGTAAAACAATTCAATTGGGAAATTGCAGGAAAAAAAGTTTTGAATGCTTATCATCAATTATCTGAAAACATTGATAATAATAGATTAACACCTATAGATCTTAGTATGAAAAATGAGAAAAAAATAGGTAAAACTCTTTTAGATCTTATGAAATTAAATAATGAACAATTTTTACATCAATTATATAAAGAAATATTAAATAGAGAACCGGACCAATACGGATTTGAACAACATTTAAGAAATTTATCACGAGGAGTAAAAAAAATTACCATTATTTCCACTTTTTTATTAAGCGAAGAGGCAATATTAATTTATACTAGTCCAAAGGTAAATGATTTTCACCATCATACCATTCTTAATAAATTAGCTAAAATATTAAATTTAAACAACGAAAACTTTATTTTTAAAGTATATGAAGAGTTGTTAAATAGAGAACCAAGTGCATTTGATCTAGAATTAAATCTTCACAAGTTAAATAATGGTACTTCAAAAATACATCTGTTCGTTTATTTCTTAAACCGGGTTCCATCTCAATAA
- a CDS encoding sugar phosphate nucleotidyltransferase, translated as MKGVILAGGTGSRLDPLTKYINKHLLPVGPYPMIYWSIIKLRDAGINEILIITNQHHLGSFIQLLGLGEELNVKLQYKIQKNEGGGIADALMSAKSFINQEKFIVLLGDNIFDDSLTPYVKSFQQQDTGARVLLKEVEDPYRYGVPQLDKKENKIISIIEKPKFPPSSFCVTGVYMYDQNVFQLIEDIERSNRNELEITDVNNLYIKNNQLQYDILHGWWIDAGTHESLYKANQYVYENMKEEKK; from the coding sequence ATGAAGGGTGTAATTCTTGCTGGAGGTACGGGCTCTCGTCTAGACCCATTAACAAAATATATAAATAAGCATCTCTTGCCGGTAGGACCTTATCCAATGATCTATTGGTCAATCATAAAATTAAGGGACGCCGGAATTAATGAGATCTTAATTATAACGAATCAACATCATCTTGGCTCGTTTATACAGTTATTAGGTTTAGGGGAAGAATTAAATGTAAAACTTCAATATAAAATACAAAAAAATGAAGGAGGAGGGATTGCAGATGCCCTCATGAGTGCAAAAAGTTTTATCAATCAAGAAAAATTTATCGTATTACTAGGCGATAATATATTTGATGATTCATTAACTCCTTACGTCAAATCATTTCAACAACAGGACACTGGTGCGAGAGTATTACTAAAGGAAGTAGAGGATCCTTATCGATATGGAGTACCTCAATTAGATAAGAAGGAAAATAAAATTATCTCCATCATTGAAAAGCCAAAGTTTCCTCCATCTTCTTTTTGTGTGACAGGTGTCTATATGTATGATCAAAATGTTTTTCAATTGATTGAAGACATTGAACGATCAAACCGAAACGAGTTAGAAATAACAGATGTTAACAATTTATATATCAAAAACAATCAACTTCAATATGATATTCTACATGGATGGTGGATTGATGCCGGAACACATGAGTCTCTTTATAAAGCGAATCAATATGTTTACGAAAATATGAAGGAGGAAAAAAAGTGA
- the rfbB gene encoding dTDP-glucose 4,6-dehydratase: MNKHLLVTGGAGFIGSNFISYLLSNTNYLITNVDSLTYAGNEQNMKPFETSNRYRFLKCDIGNEQELASIFDQEYEAIINFAAESHVDRSITNADPFIHTNIIGTFNLLQAVLTGKARKMIQISTDEVYGSLGPKDPPFTEGTALAPNNPYSASKASADLLVRSFHRTHQLPLIITRCSNNYGPMQHKEKFIPTIITNALNNKDIPLYGDGLNIRDWIYVDDHCRAIHTVLEKGVQGEVYNIGGAEEKTNLEVIQMILKQLGKNKHLIKYVEDRKGHDRRYSMDSSKISRDLGWEPLVSFHDGIQKTIEWYKRMQYERR, from the coding sequence GTGAATAAACACCTCCTAGTAACTGGCGGAGCAGGTTTTATAGGATCAAATTTTATTTCATATTTATTAAGTAACACAAATTACTTGATTACAAACGTGGATTCTTTAACGTATGCCGGAAATGAGCAAAATATGAAGCCATTCGAAACATCAAATCGATATCGTTTTTTAAAATGTGATATTGGGAATGAACAAGAGCTAGCATCTATATTTGATCAAGAATATGAAGCTATCATAAACTTCGCGGCAGAATCTCATGTGGACCGCAGTATCACGAACGCCGACCCGTTCATTCATACAAATATAATAGGTACATTCAACCTTTTACAGGCTGTTTTAACTGGCAAAGCTCGAAAGATGATCCAAATTTCAACTGATGAAGTGTATGGCTCCTTGGGACCAAAAGATCCACCGTTTACGGAAGGAACCGCTCTTGCACCGAATAATCCGTATTCTGCCAGTAAAGCAAGTGCGGATTTACTTGTCAGATCATTTCATAGAACACATCAACTTCCTCTTATCATCACACGATGCAGTAACAACTACGGACCCATGCAGCATAAGGAAAAATTCATACCCACAATTATTACAAATGCACTAAACAACAAAGATATCCCATTGTATGGAGATGGTTTAAATATTCGAGATTGGATCTATGTAGACGACCATTGTCGTGCTATTCACACGGTGCTTGAGAAAGGAGTTCAAGGAGAAGTTTATAATATCGGCGGAGCTGAAGAAAAAACGAATCTTGAAGTTATTCAAATGATTCTAAAACAATTAGGAAAAAACAAACATTTAATCAAGTATGTAGAAGACCGTAAAGGGCATGACCGCCGATACTCAATGGATTCTTCGAAAATATCGAGAGATTTGGGCTGGGAACCTCTTGTTTCTTTTCATGATGGCATCCAAAAAACAATAGAATGGTATAAACGAATGCAGTATGAGAGAAGGTGA
- the rfbD gene encoding dTDP-4-dehydrorhamnose reductase: MREGENLKILITGSNGQLGKELERQLSFSHIVVSLAKHNLDITSKEDVEKIISNMKPQIIIHAAAFTAVDQCETYRKKAFETNSLGAFYVAQAADKVDARLFYISSDYVFDGNKQSPYLEEDEPNPQSIYGLSKWLGEELILPFHHVTVIRTSWLYGHEGKNFVKTMLELAKKNRTIQVVNDQIGSPTYVKDLSETIIHLFDKKNGIYHVSNSGSCTWYEFAKAIFEEAGFNPKYVLPTTTEEYGAIAPRPRFSVLGHNALLRETVKIPRPWNEALKEFIRKETGQ, translated from the coding sequence ATGAGAGAAGGTGAGAATTTGAAGATATTAATTACCGGCTCAAATGGTCAACTAGGAAAAGAACTGGAGAGACAATTAAGCTTTTCACATATTGTTGTTAGCCTCGCGAAACACAATTTAGATATTACTTCAAAAGAAGATGTAGAAAAAATCATTTCCAATATGAAACCGCAAATCATCATCCATGCTGCTGCTTTTACTGCAGTTGATCAGTGTGAAACTTACCGTAAGAAAGCTTTTGAAACAAATAGTCTTGGGGCTTTTTATGTTGCACAAGCAGCCGATAAAGTTGATGCACGGTTGTTTTATATTAGTTCTGATTATGTGTTCGATGGAAATAAACAATCTCCTTATTTAGAGGAAGATGAACCAAATCCACAATCAATTTATGGACTAAGCAAGTGGCTTGGTGAAGAATTAATACTTCCATTTCATCATGTAACGGTTATCCGTACATCTTGGCTTTATGGGCATGAAGGAAAAAATTTTGTTAAGACAATGTTAGAACTGGCTAAAAAAAATAGAACCATTCAGGTAGTAAATGATCAGATTGGCTCTCCTACGTATGTGAAAGATCTTTCTGAAACGATTATTCATTTATTTGATAAAAAGAATGGCATCTATCATGTCAGCAATTCAGGATCATGCACCTGGTATGAATTCGCAAAAGCAATATTTGAAGAAGCTGGATTCAATCCGAAGTACGTATTGCCAACGACGACTGAAGAATACGGAGCAATTGCTCCAAGGCCCCGGTTTTCGGTTTTAGGTCACAATGCTTTACTGAGAGAAACAGTTAAGATACCTCGACCGTGGAATGAAGCGTTAAAGGAATTTATTCGAAAGGAGACAGGTCAATGA
- a CDS encoding dTDP-4-dehydrorhamnose 3,5-epimerase family protein translates to MIEGVKVKNLVKYCDDRGFFAELIRDDEPELLSRFGQASLSMSYPGVIKAFHYHEKQDDLWFFPSGNAQVVLYDMREGSPTKGKTDVYYMGEENPIMLLIPKGVAHGYRVLGEKAATIIYFTTESYDRDNPDEKRIEWNDPSIGFSWETKNR, encoded by the coding sequence ATGATAGAAGGAGTAAAAGTGAAGAATCTCGTAAAATATTGTGATGATCGAGGTTTTTTCGCAGAGCTCATCCGTGATGATGAACCGGAACTGTTATCGAGATTTGGCCAGGCTTCGTTATCTATGAGCTACCCCGGTGTCATTAAAGCTTTTCACTATCATGAAAAACAGGATGACTTGTGGTTTTTCCCTTCCGGCAATGCACAGGTTGTACTTTATGATATGAGAGAGGGCTCACCTACTAAGGGGAAAACGGATGTTTATTATATGGGAGAGGAAAATCCGATCATGTTGCTCATTCCAAAAGGAGTTGCCCATGGATACAGAGTGTTAGGTGAGAAGGCCGCTACGATTATTTATTTTACTACTGAATCCTATGATAGAGATAATCCGGATGAGAAACGAATAGAGTGGAATGATCCAAGCATTGGCTTTTCCTGGGAGACTAAAAACCGTTAA
- a CDS encoding glycosyltransferase family 4 protein, which translates to MEHGVNLIGYSRAEFGLGEACRLAAKSLHSVGIPFCIINFPYSPSRQNDLTWQHKEVNEPIYKTNIFFINADQLYYHYRKKNLKRTWFLNRYNIGYWHWELPEFPNAWVKSFHLVNEIWVPSTFTFQAISKKSTKPVITIPHCMSFDPPVHLNRCNYGLPENRFLFLTMYDIHSTSVRKNPMAVIQAFKQAFKQDDHSVGLVLKINNHSHFPEEVELLKQNILGYNNIFLIDKVFSRQEVNGLMNLIDSFVSLHRSEGFGLPLAEAMYLGKPVIATNWSGNIDFMNEQNACVVDFTLKQIGQNYGPYSANQYWAEPHTDQAANFMKKLVQDKEYANRIGILGKETIMNKYSPQMIGNMYKSRLLQLELL; encoded by the coding sequence GTGGAGCATGGTGTTAACTTAATTGGATACTCTAGAGCTGAATTTGGATTAGGAGAGGCGTGCCGTTTAGCGGCTAAATCTTTGCATTCCGTCGGAATCCCTTTTTGTATTATTAACTTTCCTTACAGTCCTTCAAGACAAAATGATTTAACCTGGCAACATAAGGAAGTAAATGAGCCAATCTATAAAACGAACATTTTTTTTATAAATGCTGACCAATTATATTACCATTATAGAAAAAAGAATTTAAAAAGAACATGGTTCTTAAATCGATATAATATTGGTTATTGGCATTGGGAATTACCGGAATTTCCAAATGCTTGGGTAAAAAGTTTTCATTTAGTGAATGAAATTTGGGTTCCATCAACTTTTACATTTCAAGCAATTTCTAAGAAATCAACTAAACCAGTTATCACGATTCCACACTGTATGTCATTTGATCCACCTGTTCACTTAAATCGCTGTAATTATGGGCTCCCCGAAAATCGTTTTCTATTTTTAACCATGTATGACATTCATAGTACGTCAGTTAGAAAAAATCCGATGGCCGTTATTCAAGCATTTAAACAAGCTTTTAAGCAAGATGACCATTCAGTTGGCTTAGTTCTTAAAATAAACAACCACTCTCATTTTCCAGAGGAAGTTGAATTACTAAAACAAAACATATTAGGCTATAACAATATATTTCTTATTGACAAAGTATTTAGTCGTCAAGAGGTTAACGGTTTAATGAACTTAATTGACAGTTTCGTTTCTCTTCACCGATCCGAGGGATTTGGATTACCTTTAGCTGAGGCGATGTATTTAGGGAAACCGGTAATCGCTACAAATTGGTCGGGGAACATTGACTTTATGAATGAACAAAACGCATGTGTCGTGGATTTTACATTAAAACAAATCGGCCAAAATTATGGACCTTATAGTGCAAATCAATATTGGGCGGAACCTCATACCGATCAAGCTGCTAATTTTATGAAAAAATTAGTTCAAGACAAAGAATATGCCAATCGAATTGGAATACTCGGTAAAGAAACAATCATGAATAAATACTCGCCCCAAATGATCGGAAACATGTATAAATCGCGTCTTCTTCAACTGGAATTACTTTAA
- a CDS encoding nucleotide sugar dehydrogenase has product MLNVESKKKIAIIGLGYVGLPLAFLFINNGFEVIGIDIDENKIKKINTFNSYLPEIRNDELKKAILDQTFKVSSNYDLMNEVNAIILCIPTPLSVTAEPDLSYLINAADCLVPRLKKGQLIVLESSTYPGTTKDVLQPILEKSGFQIGKDLYLSYSPERMDPGSKDHSIKDIPKVVSGVTEECLTHVVDLYSKVFNHVVIASSTEIAEMSKLLENSYRFINISFINEISILCDLLKINVWEVIQTASTKPFGFTPFYPGPGIGGHCIPVDPLYLQWKACQVGGNSKFIDAAIRINKLISDHIVLQITKVLSDVKKKKILICGVTYKKDINDLRESHAIPIIESLLQKGANISYFDPFVDELLIFDKKLTSIKLTEDALKIFDCVVILTDHSSLPIKKILEYSKIVYDTRNASNGIKGNAKVFHLGGGML; this is encoded by the coding sequence TTGTTGAATGTTGAATCAAAGAAAAAAATTGCAATTATTGGCCTTGGATATGTTGGATTACCTCTTGCCTTCTTATTTATCAATAATGGTTTTGAAGTGATCGGAATTGATATTGACGAAAACAAAATAAAAAAAATTAATACATTCAATAGCTATTTACCGGAAATACGAAATGATGAACTAAAAAAGGCAATATTAGATCAAACATTTAAAGTTTCTTCAAATTATGATCTGATGAATGAAGTAAATGCAATCATCTTATGTATCCCTACACCTCTGTCCGTCACCGCTGAACCAGATTTAAGTTATTTAATAAATGCTGCCGATTGTCTTGTTCCAAGGCTAAAAAAGGGACAATTAATTGTTCTGGAGAGTTCTACCTACCCTGGAACCACAAAAGATGTCCTTCAACCTATTCTTGAAAAGAGTGGTTTTCAAATAGGTAAAGATTTATATTTATCATATTCTCCTGAAAGAATGGATCCGGGAAGCAAAGATCACTCTATCAAAGATATTCCAAAAGTAGTTAGTGGAGTTACAGAAGAATGTTTGACACATGTTGTAGATTTATATTCTAAAGTGTTCAACCATGTAGTTATAGCTTCAAGTACAGAAATAGCAGAGATGTCAAAATTATTGGAGAATAGCTATCGATTTATTAATATTTCTTTTATTAATGAAATCTCTATATTATGTGATTTATTAAAAATTAACGTCTGGGAAGTCATTCAAACAGCAAGTACGAAACCATTTGGTTTTACCCCTTTTTACCCAGGTCCTGGAATCGGTGGCCACTGCATACCTGTTGATCCATTATATTTGCAATGGAAAGCATGTCAAGTAGGTGGGAACAGCAAATTTATCGATGCAGCAATTCGTATAAATAAATTGATTTCAGATCACATCGTATTACAGATCACAAAGGTATTGTCAGATGTAAAAAAGAAAAAGATTTTAATTTGTGGAGTTACCTATAAGAAAGATATAAATGATTTGCGGGAGTCTCATGCAATCCCAATCATAGAATCCCTACTTCAGAAAGGAGCAAATATATCTTATTTTGATCCTTTTGTAGATGAATTATTAATATTTGACAAGAAATTAACAAGTATAAAACTGACAGAAGATGCCCTAAAAATATTTGATTGTGTTGTCATATTGACCGACCATTCTTCATTACCTATCAAAAAGATATTAGAATATTCCAAAATCGTTTATGATACAAGAAATGCTTCAAACGGAATAAAAGGAAATGCCAAAGTATTTCATCTAGGTGGAGGAATGTTATAA